A window of Pseudocalidococcus azoricus BACA0444 contains these coding sequences:
- the rpmG gene encoding 50S ribosomal protein L33, translated as MAKAKGARLIITLECTECRTNTDKRSAGVSRYTTMKNRRNTTARLELKKFCPHCNKHTIHKEIK; from the coding sequence ATGGCAAAGGCAAAAGGAGCCAGGCTCATCATCACCCTGGAATGCACGGAATGTCGCACTAATACCGATAAGCGGTCGGCAGGGGTATCCCGTTACACCACGATGAAAAACCGCCGGAATACGACAGCCCGCCTAGAACTGAAAAAATTCTGTCCCCACTGCAACAAACACACGATTCATAAAGAAATTAAGTAG
- a CDS encoding ribonuclease catalytic domain-containing protein gives MEKGTLVEFRVNNQRRLGVVERPEGKKHWIVIDSNHQAHTLHPRQITYTVTGERYQAQEIPQFQKAVEPFLDPESLEVAWEILLEENRSVSPESLALLLFSGQTPPQCYAAYYLLSEDKIYFKQKAELYEARPTSQVAEIKHQLEKELQRQQAKAQFFAKLNQALAQETITWELAERHKFEPLERFAALGDLATQSQINAASELLTQLKRPTTALAAFQLLVDLSLWKHHENLALHRSQIPTAFKPEVVDMARHCISNPPPDLDAPIRQDLTHLKVYTIDDESTQEIDDGISLETLPDGQERLWIHIADPSRWLLLGDGLELEARRRATTVYLPTGMIPMFPPELATGPMSLIAGQTCCALSFGVTLQPDGSIADYQICPSLIKPTYRLTYEDVDMMLELAVQNEPELLGIGAWMQKRLTWRQQQGAIQINMPEPEIKVVDDEVDIHPLADSGARQLVAEMMILTGEVAARFGESENIPLPFRSQTQPELPPEEELQQLPPGPVRQCAIRRCMPKSEMSPTPNRHASLGLNAYCQVTSPIRRYSDLIAHMQIKAHLRGEAVPFAAPDLGELLLGVVSAVQETILVERQTTRYWSLEYLRRHSSQVWQALMLRWLREDDLLGLVLLEDLGIELAVRFHRVVGLGESLNLRVSRVDPRADQISLEEVILAQA, from the coding sequence GTGGAAAAGGGCACTTTAGTTGAATTTCGGGTCAACAATCAGCGGCGGCTGGGAGTGGTTGAGCGACCCGAAGGGAAAAAGCACTGGATCGTCATTGATAGCAATCACCAGGCCCACACGCTTCATCCCCGGCAAATTACCTATACCGTCACGGGTGAGCGTTACCAGGCCCAGGAAATTCCCCAATTCCAAAAGGCGGTTGAACCATTCCTGGATCCGGAAAGCCTCGAGGTGGCCTGGGAAATTCTCTTAGAAGAAAATCGGTCCGTTAGTCCTGAAAGTCTGGCCCTACTCTTATTTTCTGGACAAACCCCACCCCAATGTTACGCCGCTTATTATCTACTTTCCGAAGACAAGATCTATTTCAAACAAAAGGCTGAACTCTACGAAGCCCGTCCCACCAGCCAAGTTGCCGAAATTAAACATCAACTGGAAAAAGAACTACAGCGTCAACAGGCCAAGGCCCAATTCTTCGCTAAACTTAACCAGGCTCTGGCCCAGGAAACTATCACTTGGGAGCTAGCAGAGCGACATAAGTTTGAACCCTTGGAACGGTTTGCCGCCTTGGGAGACCTGGCCACTCAGAGCCAAATCAATGCTGCTTCCGAACTCTTAACCCAACTTAAACGCCCAACGACGGCCCTAGCTGCTTTTCAACTCTTGGTAGATTTGTCACTATGGAAGCACCATGAGAATTTAGCTCTCCATCGGAGTCAGATTCCGACAGCATTTAAGCCGGAGGTGGTGGACATGGCCCGACACTGTATCAGTAATCCGCCCCCAGATCTGGATGCCCCCATTCGGCAAGATCTGACCCATCTCAAGGTTTATACGATTGATGACGAAAGTACCCAAGAAATTGATGATGGCATTAGTTTAGAAACCTTACCAGACGGTCAAGAACGCCTCTGGATTCATATTGCCGATCCGAGTCGCTGGTTACTGTTGGGAGATGGCCTGGAACTCGAAGCCCGCCGCCGCGCCACCACGGTTTATTTGCCCACAGGCATGATTCCCATGTTTCCCCCGGAACTGGCCACGGGGCCGATGAGTTTAATCGCCGGTCAAACCTGTTGTGCCTTGAGTTTTGGGGTAACGTTGCAACCCGATGGTAGTATTGCGGACTATCAAATTTGCCCTAGCTTGATTAAACCCACCTATCGCCTCACCTATGAGGATGTGGACATGATGTTGGAATTGGCTGTCCAAAATGAACCGGAGTTGTTGGGAATCGGGGCCTGGATGCAGAAACGCCTGACCTGGCGACAACAACAAGGGGCGATTCAGATCAATATGCCAGAACCCGAGATTAAAGTCGTGGATGACGAGGTGGATATTCACCCCTTAGCGGATTCGGGGGCGCGCCAATTGGTTGCGGAAATGATGATCCTCACGGGAGAAGTTGCGGCTCGATTTGGTGAGTCGGAGAATATTCCCCTGCCCTTTCGCTCCCAGACCCAACCCGAATTGCCTCCTGAGGAAGAATTACAACAACTCCCCCCCGGCCCTGTTCGCCAATGTGCCATTCGCCGCTGTATGCCCAAGAGTGAAATGAGTCCAACCCCGAATCGTCATGCCAGTCTCGGCTTAAATGCCTATTGCCAGGTAACTTCTCCAATTCGTCGCTATTCAGATTTGATTGCCCATATGCAGATCAAGGCCCATTTGCGAGGAGAGGCGGTTCCCTTTGCGGCTCCCGATTTAGGAGAACTGTTGTTAGGAGTTGTCTCAGCGGTTCAGGAAACGATTTTGGTTGAGCGACAAACTACCCGTTATTGGTCTTTGGAATATTTGCGGCGACATTCATCCCAAGTGTGGCAGGCCTTGATGTTACGGTGGCTGCGGGAAGATGACCTTTTAGGCCTGGTGTTGCTGGAGGATTTGGGGATCGAACTGGCTGTGCGCTTCCATCGGGTTGTGGGCCTGGGGGAGAGCTTAAATTTGCGGGTGAGTCGGGTAGATCCAAGGGCGGATCAAATTTCATTGGAAGAAGTGATATTAGCCCAGGCCTAG
- the rlmB gene encoding 23S rRNA (guanosine(2251)-2'-O)-methyltransferase RlmB encodes MPKARRNFSGGDRPSRPAAPRLRSSQPRPGHAEFRDRQRDNGEFKDRDRPNRADPQRDFTRPRRPAEGDASYGSRRPSPRPGGNFNRERGERERGSGYEPREKPRYQDRHSDGDSRYPGERYQDRQDRLRPERGYGRAESQERSSYRPDNRQARGDRYEDRPRYRQDGPRSAPMRDYAPRSAPTPPRLKQAYPSSEDESFQLNGAWSRESADFAPQLLGPVAPSELIPTLPHDLAADQTPGNPAFGADAETDLIYGRHAVLTALAGERRFNRIWITAPLRHDPRFLTLLEKAKTNGAVIDVVLPPRLDYLTDQGRHQGVAAQVAAYSYLELADLIAQAQAKTNQPVLIAAEGINDPQNLGAIIRSAEAFGAQGMIIPQRRAVGITPAVAKVAAGALDHFAVARVVNMNQTLETLKEAGFWLYGLAVNGTQPLAETKLTGPVVLVIGAEGNGLSLQAQKHCDQLVSIPLLGETESLNASVAAGVALYEVFRQRPKTRTVIDLGIPPTP; translated from the coding sequence ATGCCCAAAGCTCGTCGTAATTTTTCCGGTGGTGATCGCCCTTCCCGTCCTGCCGCCCCCCGTTTACGGTCATCCCAACCCCGGCCAGGCCATGCAGAGTTTCGAGATCGGCAACGGGATAATGGGGAATTTAAGGACAGGGATCGGCCAAACCGAGCGGATCCGCAACGGGATTTTACACGTCCGCGCCGGCCAGCTGAGGGAGATGCCAGCTATGGTTCCAGACGACCTAGCCCCAGGCCTGGGGGTAACTTTAACCGAGAACGAGGGGAACGAGAGCGTGGTTCCGGTTATGAACCCAGGGAAAAACCTCGGTATCAGGATCGTCACTCTGATGGAGACAGTCGGTATCCTGGCGAACGGTATCAAGACCGCCAAGATCGTCTCCGCCCTGAGCGTGGTTATGGCCGTGCTGAGTCTCAAGAACGTTCCAGTTATCGTCCAGACAATCGACAGGCTAGAGGTGATCGCTATGAAGATCGCCCCCGTTATCGGCAAGATGGGCCGCGTTCTGCCCCGATGCGGGATTATGCTCCCCGTTCTGCTCCAACCCCACCCCGACTGAAGCAGGCTTATCCCTCCAGCGAGGATGAGTCTTTCCAGTTAAACGGGGCCTGGAGTCGTGAAAGTGCTGATTTTGCCCCCCAGTTGCTTGGCCCTGTAGCCCCCTCTGAACTTATACCTACACTCCCCCATGATTTGGCAGCGGATCAAACCCCAGGCAACCCAGCTTTTGGGGCCGATGCGGAAACTGATCTCATCTATGGTCGGCATGCGGTGTTAACGGCTTTGGCCGGAGAACGGCGGTTTAATCGGATTTGGATTACGGCCCCACTGCGCCATGATCCCCGCTTTTTGACACTGTTGGAAAAAGCCAAAACCAATGGGGCGGTAATTGATGTTGTCTTGCCTCCCCGGTTGGACTATTTAACGGATCAGGGACGACATCAAGGGGTAGCAGCCCAGGTGGCGGCCTATAGCTATCTAGAATTGGCGGATTTGATTGCCCAGGCCCAGGCCAAAACGAATCAACCCGTCTTAATTGCGGCTGAAGGGATTAACGATCCCCAAAACCTAGGGGCAATTATTCGCAGTGCCGAAGCCTTTGGGGCCCAAGGAATGATTATTCCCCAGCGTCGGGCCGTTGGGATTACCCCAGCCGTGGCCAAAGTTGCGGCCGGAGCCTTAGATCATTTTGCCGTGGCCCGAGTTGTGAATATGAATCAAACCCTGGAAACCCTGAAAGAGGCTGGTTTTTGGCTCTATGGCCTGGCGGTGAATGGCACTCAGCCCCTTGCCGAAACAAAATTGACCGGCCCCGTAGTCTTAGTCATTGGTGCTGAGGGAAATGGTCTCAGTCTCCAGGCCCAAAAGCATTGTGATCAGTTGGTCTCAATCCCTTTATTGGGTGAGACAGAAAGCCTGAACGCCTCTGTGGCGGCTGGAGTTGCCCTCTATGAAGTGTTTCGCCAACGCCCGAAAACCCGCACGGTGATTGACCTGGGGATACCCCCCACTCCTTGA
- the aroF gene encoding 3-deoxy-7-phosphoheptulonate synthase yields the protein MIIVMKSGTPEPEIEQVCETMVAWGFSPEKIVGKHKVVIGLVGDTVDLDPLQIQENNSWIEQVLRVEQPFKRASRDYRHGEASEVVIETPNGPVAIGEHHPVVVVAGPCSVENEAMIIGTAQRVKAAGAKFLRGGAYKPRTSPYAFQGHGESALELLAAAREATGLGIITEVMDGADLEKIALVADVIQVGARNMQNFSLLKQVGQQDKPVLLKRGMAATIEDWLMAAEYILAAGNSQVILCERGIRTFDRQYTRNTLDLSCIPVLRQLTHLPIMIDPSHGTGWAAYVPTMAKAALAAGTDSLMIEVHPNPPKALSDGPQSLTPDQFDQLMAELAVIGNAVARWPEKAPELAGVL from the coding sequence ATGATTATTGTTATGAAAAGCGGAACTCCTGAACCAGAAATTGAACAGGTGTGCGAAACAATGGTGGCCTGGGGCTTTTCACCGGAGAAGATTGTCGGTAAACATAAGGTGGTGATTGGCCTGGTGGGGGATACGGTGGATTTAGACCCCTTGCAAATTCAAGAAAATAATTCTTGGATTGAGCAGGTGTTACGGGTGGAGCAACCCTTTAAGCGGGCCAGTCGGGATTATCGCCACGGGGAAGCCAGTGAAGTTGTGATTGAAACGCCTAATGGGCCGGTTGCGATTGGTGAACATCATCCGGTGGTGGTGGTGGCAGGCCCTTGCTCGGTGGAAAATGAGGCCATGATTATTGGGACAGCCCAACGGGTGAAAGCGGCCGGGGCCAAGTTTTTACGGGGAGGAGCCTATAAACCGAGAACATCCCCCTACGCGTTTCAAGGTCATGGGGAAAGTGCCTTAGAGTTGTTGGCAGCGGCCCGAGAAGCAACTGGCCTGGGGATTATTACAGAAGTCATGGATGGGGCGGATCTGGAGAAAATTGCCCTGGTGGCCGATGTAATTCAGGTGGGGGCGCGGAATATGCAAAATTTTTCCCTGCTTAAACAAGTGGGCCAGCAGGATAAACCCGTGCTCTTAAAGCGGGGGATGGCGGCCACCATTGAAGACTGGTTAATGGCAGCAGAATATATTTTGGCAGCAGGCAACTCCCAGGTAATTCTCTGTGAACGGGGGATTCGTACCTTTGACCGCCAATATACCCGCAATACCCTGGATTTAAGTTGTATTCCCGTCTTACGCCAACTCACTCACTTGCCAATCATGATTGACCCCAGTCATGGGACGGGTTGGGCGGCCTATGTACCAACCATGGCCAAAGCTGCCTTAGCCGCCGGAACCGATAGCCTGATGATTGAAGTCCATCCCAACCCCCCCAAGGCCCTTTCCGATGGCCCCCAATCCCTGACACCGGATCAATTTGACCAGTTGATGGCCGAGCTAGCTGTAATTGGTAATGCTGTCGCTCGTTGGCCCGAGAAAGCTCCAGAACTAGCCGGGGTGTTGTAG
- a CDS encoding DUF3318 domain-containing protein: MQHNLNSMNPEPEIRHLLDLMPASGRMHCKIVSRQLQSQVIHYNPALPWVDRVIEINFNLWSQLPRPCRDLLLLRAVAWFNLGQLIKLDLYQGLAVAGVVAAVVEFVQLDPVGIVVSGGLAAFSGLQAWRNTRGLAVEIAADKEGIRLAQRRGYGEDEAADYLLQAITETAALESRPTLEFAELVRSQNLKTLAGNPQTIPMTSRSRQRVESRSR; the protein is encoded by the coding sequence ATGCAGCACAACCTCAACTCCATGAATCCCGAACCGGAAATTCGCCACCTCTTGGATTTAATGCCTGCCTCGGGCCGGATGCATTGCAAAATTGTCTCCCGCCAGCTCCAATCCCAAGTGATTCACTATAATCCAGCCTTACCTTGGGTAGATCGGGTGATTGAAATTAACTTTAATCTCTGGAGTCAACTCCCGCGCCCCTGCCGAGATTTGCTGCTGTTGCGAGCGGTGGCCTGGTTTAACTTAGGGCAACTAATCAAGCTCGATCTTTATCAAGGCCTGGCGGTGGCAGGGGTGGTGGCAGCCGTTGTCGAATTTGTCCAACTGGATCCCGTGGGTATTGTCGTCTCCGGGGGGTTAGCTGCATTTAGTGGACTCCAGGCCTGGCGGAATACGCGGGGATTGGCCGTTGAGATCGCTGCTGATAAAGAAGGGATTCGCTTGGCCCAGCGGCGCGGCTATGGCGAGGATGAGGCTGCTGATTATCTCCTCCAGGCCATAACCGAAACAGCCGCGTTGGAAAGTCGTCCGACTCTGGAGTTTGCCGAACTAGTACGGAGTCAAAACCTGAAGACCTTAGCGGGGAATCCCCAGACCATACCTATGACCAGTCGCAGTCGGCAACGGGTTGAATCCCGATCTCGATAA
- a CDS encoding single-stranded DNA-binding protein, with protein MSINVVTLVGRVGGEPDVKYFESGSVKCRLTLAVNRMRKDDPPDWFNLEIWGKTAEVAANYVHKGSLIGVTGSLKFDHWQDRATGANRSSPTIKVDKLDLLGSKRDNEAAAGSPPSDEW; from the coding sequence ATGAGTATTAACGTTGTCACCCTAGTTGGCCGAGTTGGTGGCGAGCCGGATGTCAAATATTTTGAGTCGGGTTCGGTCAAATGTCGCTTAACCCTGGCCGTGAACCGGATGCGAAAAGACGATCCACCGGATTGGTTTAACCTAGAAATCTGGGGAAAAACAGCGGAAGTTGCAGCTAACTATGTCCATAAGGGGAGTTTAATTGGCGTGACCGGCTCCCTCAAATTTGACCATTGGCAGGATCGGGCGACTGGTGCAAATCGATCCTCTCCCACCATCAAGGTAGATAAGCTAGATTTGCTGGGCAGTAAACGGGATAACGAGGCTGCGGCTGGTTCTCCACCCTCGGATGAATGGTAG
- a CDS encoding aminotransferase class IV, which translates to MGMLINLDGEISTDATISVLDRGFLYGDSVYEVVRTFQGKPFGLVEHLARLRQSATYLYLNLPWPDEYLIQEVNRTLAVAGPGEYYIRIVVTRGADPRIGLLPQPETKPRLLIALQAIDPEPKLSAAGLKVTIPPRQRVSLKALDPAAKTGNYLNNILALLEAQASGCDDAILLNPEGAMTEATTSNLWIVRKGIVETPTKESGILHGITRQFLLDILHEQGIPHQESELFPVDLVTSDEAFLSSSVRLLMPIAQVDDYPFPECPGPVTQLLWTELLEKMAQASQV; encoded by the coding sequence ATGGGTATGTTGATCAATCTCGATGGTGAAATTTCTACTGATGCAACGATTTCGGTCTTAGATCGAGGTTTTTTGTACGGAGATAGTGTCTATGAGGTTGTCCGAACGTTTCAAGGGAAACCCTTTGGCCTGGTTGAACATTTAGCCCGCTTAAGACAATCTGCAACCTATTTGTATCTAAATTTGCCTTGGCCGGATGAGTATTTGATCCAGGAAGTGAATCGGACTTTGGCAGTGGCAGGGCCTGGAGAATATTACATTCGGATCGTGGTGACTCGTGGCGCAGATCCTCGCATTGGCCTGTTACCGCAACCAGAAACGAAGCCGAGACTGTTAATTGCCTTGCAAGCCATTGATCCGGAGCCTAAGCTTTCTGCGGCCGGCCTCAAAGTAACAATTCCGCCCCGGCAGCGAGTTTCTCTGAAGGCCCTAGATCCAGCCGCCAAAACCGGGAATTATCTCAACAATATCTTGGCCCTTTTGGAAGCCCAGGCCAGTGGATGTGATGATGCGATTTTGCTGAATCCCGAAGGCGCGATGACCGAAGCCACCACCAGTAATTTATGGATCGTCCGCAAAGGGATTGTCGAGACACCCACCAAGGAATCAGGAATTTTACATGGAATTACCCGGCAGTTTCTTTTAGATATACTCCATGAACAAGGCATTCCCCACCAGGAGAGCGAGTTATTCCCCGTAGATTTAGTCACATCCGATGAGGCGTTTTTAAGTTCTTCGGTGCGGTTATTGATGCCCATTGCCCAAGTAGATGACTATCCGTTCCCAGAATGCCCAGGCCCCGTTACCCAACTCCTGTGGACGGAACTCCTTGAGAAAATGGCCCAGGCCAGTCAAGTCTGA
- a CDS encoding vitamin K epoxide reductase family protein codes for MPVTRRRSTPWLHRWSRVLIGIIAGLGMIVTGYLTIHAFGDQSVACPTADCDVVLSSPWAKVFGLPLALFGLMAYGGMFSLSLAPFALRRPEQKDTRQKLENITWLFLFIGAVAMTVFSGYLMYVLTTAIKAACLYCIASAAFSLTFLGLTLTGRDWPDRGQLFFTGLIVIVMTLIGTLGIYNFRTADVATGPGIPVVNTSGPAEMSLAKHLTQSGAVMYGAYWCSHCHDQKELFGKTAFKQINYVECDPGGQNPQPDLCRAKDVKSYPTWEIAQKNYSGTRPLPELADLSGYQGDMNFKN; via the coding sequence ATGCCGGTCACGCGTCGTCGTTCTACACCTTGGTTACACCGTTGGTCACGGGTTTTAATTGGGATCATTGCTGGCCTGGGCATGATCGTGACTGGATATTTAACGATTCATGCTTTTGGGGATCAATCGGTTGCTTGTCCCACGGCTGACTGTGATGTGGTTTTGAGTAGCCCTTGGGCAAAAGTCTTTGGCTTACCCCTAGCGTTATTCGGCTTGATGGCCTATGGCGGGATGTTTAGCCTCTCTCTGGCTCCCTTTGCGCTCCGTCGTCCTGAGCAAAAAGACACTCGCCAAAAACTTGAAAACATCACCTGGCTCTTCCTCTTTATCGGGGCCGTGGCCATGACGGTCTTTAGTGGTTACCTCATGTATGTTCTGACCACAGCCATTAAAGCCGCCTGTTTATATTGCATTGCTTCGGCGGCCTTTAGCTTAACTTTTTTGGGGCTGACCTTGACCGGCCGTGATTGGCCAGATCGGGGGCAGTTATTTTTTACTGGGTTAATTGTGATTGTCATGACCCTGATTGGGACTCTAGGCATTTATAACTTTCGGACGGCGGATGTGGCTACAGGGCCGGGGATTCCGGTGGTCAACACCTCAGGCCCGGCAGAAATGAGTTTGGCCAAGCATTTAACCCAGTCCGGGGCGGTGATGTATGGAGCCTATTGGTGTTCCCATTGCCATGATCAAAAAGAATTATTTGGCAAGACCGCCTTTAAGCAAATTAACTACGTGGAATGTGATCCGGGGGGGCAAAATCCCCAACCTGATCTCTGTCGGGCTAAGGATGTGAAAAGTTATCCGACCTGGGAAATTGCCCAAAAAAACTACAGCGGCACTCGCCCTCTCCCCGAACTGGCGGATTTATCCGGTTATCAAGGGGATATGAACTTTAAGAACTAA
- the rpsR gene encoding 30S ribosomal protein S18: MAFFRRRVSPLQPGEPIDYKDVDLLRRFITERGKILPRRVTGLTAKQQRHLTIAIKRARVMALLPFLNPEG; encoded by the coding sequence ATGGCATTCTTTCGGCGGCGTGTTTCTCCCCTCCAACCCGGTGAACCCATTGATTATAAAGATGTGGATTTACTGCGGCGATTTATTACTGAACGTGGCAAAATTCTGCCCCGGCGCGTCACAGGTTTAACCGCTAAACAACAACGTCATCTCACCATTGCGATTAAACGGGCCCGCGTCATGGCTTTGTTGCCGTTCCTGAACCCTGAAGGTTAA
- a CDS encoding cation diffusion facilitator family transporter, producing the protein MNLVDNRKPVQRVLWLTLWLNIFVMLLKAGIGIATNSLSLQADALHSLTDGASNVLGLFTMRLANPHPDRDHPYGHQKFEALGALGIAAFLGMACFEILQSAVERITQQSSQVKLSASELWLLLLVLGVNIFVTVYERREGIRLGSRILVADAYHTLSDIWVTIAVLTGLVGIWAFNWQWLDIALAFPVAGLVFYSGWRVLRGNIPWLVDEMAIAPEAIHQVVMGVPGVVNCHDIASRGLVGRQVFIEMHLIVETNSLEDAHEITEIIEARLQEVFPPARVMIHMEPQNYSSDQISYPET; encoded by the coding sequence ATGAACCTTGTTGACAATCGCAAGCCGGTGCAACGCGTCCTTTGGCTGACGTTGTGGCTGAATATTTTTGTCATGTTGCTCAAGGCAGGGATCGGAATTGCCACCAACTCCCTCAGTCTCCAGGCCGATGCCCTCCACAGCTTAACGGACGGGGCGAGTAATGTCTTAGGTCTGTTCACCATGCGTTTGGCCAACCCCCATCCGGATCGGGATCACCCCTATGGCCATCAAAAGTTTGAAGCCTTGGGTGCGTTGGGAATTGCCGCATTTTTGGGTATGGCCTGTTTTGAGATTCTCCAAAGTGCGGTGGAACGGATCACTCAGCAATCGAGTCAGGTTAAGCTCTCAGCGTCCGAATTGTGGTTACTCCTCTTGGTGTTGGGGGTGAACATCTTTGTGACAGTTTATGAACGGCGGGAAGGGATCCGCTTGGGCAGTCGGATTTTGGTGGCCGATGCTTACCATACCCTCAGTGATATTTGGGTGACGATTGCGGTTTTAACGGGCTTGGTGGGAATTTGGGCCTTTAACTGGCAGTGGTTAGATATTGCCTTGGCGTTTCCGGTGGCCGGGCTGGTTTTTTATAGCGGCTGGCGGGTGTTACGGGGAAATATTCCTTGGCTTGTGGATGAGATGGCGATTGCCCCAGAGGCGATTCATCAGGTGGTGATGGGCGTACCGGGTGTTGTCAACTGTCATGATATTGCCTCGCGGGGCCTGGTGGGGCGGCAAGTGTTTATTGAAATGCACCTGATTGTCGAGACCAATAGCCTAGAGGACGCTCACGAAATTACCGAAATTATTGAAGCCCGTTTACAAGAGGTTTTTCCCCCAGCCCGGGTCATGATTCATATGGAGCCGCAAAACTACAGTTCAGATCAGATTAGTTACCCAGAGACATAG
- a CDS encoding DUF1816 domain-containing protein, whose protein sequence is MKDHETAQSGFSQWLAGLVNDVGLAWWIEIKTESPRCTYYFGPFLSPAEAEAEKVGYIQDLQQENAKGIVCEVKRCKPKELTIYDESPSVGRSLSGQLR, encoded by the coding sequence GTGAAGGATCATGAAACAGCGCAATCAGGATTCAGTCAGTGGTTGGCGGGGCTCGTCAATGATGTGGGCCTGGCCTGGTGGATTGAAATTAAGACAGAATCCCCCCGCTGCACTTATTACTTTGGCCCATTTTTGAGTCCAGCAGAAGCTGAAGCTGAAAAAGTGGGTTACATTCAGGACTTGCAACAAGAAAATGCCAAAGGGATTGTCTGTGAGGTCAAGCGCTGTAAACCCAAGGAACTCACGATTTACGATGAGAGTCCATCCGTGGGGCGTTCCCTCAGTGGTCAACTCCGTTAA
- a CDS encoding DUF1825 family protein, producing the protein MGFFDSEIVQREAQDLFVDYQSLVQLGGDYGKFDREGKKLYIEKMEEMMERFRIFMKRFELSEDFTAQMTVEQLKTQLNQFGVTPQQMFDQMHTTLERMKRELEQKP; encoded by the coding sequence ATGGGATTCTTTGATTCTGAAATTGTCCAACGGGAAGCCCAAGACTTATTTGTTGACTACCAAAGTTTAGTCCAGTTGGGTGGTGATTACGGCAAGTTTGATCGGGAAGGGAAAAAACTCTACATCGAAAAAATGGAAGAGATGATGGAGCGTTTTCGGATTTTCATGAAGCGGTTTGAACTCTCGGAAGACTTTACGGCCCAAATGACGGTCGAGCAACTGAAAACCCAACTCAACCAGTTTGGCGTAACGCCCCAGCAAATGTTTGACCAAATGCATACTACACTAGAGCGCATGAAACGTGAGTTAGAGCAGAAGCCATAA
- a CDS encoding ribonuclease HII, giving the protein MPITPTLEQESRLWQQGLSWVAGVDEVGRGCWAGPVVAAAVVLPPGLAESAKIPLVRDSKTLNARQREALAPQIMAQCQRWGLGLGTVAEIDQLNIQQATDLAMARALGQVKPWDYALVDGILSAKTKFAGACQAIIRGDAQCYSIACAAILAKVARDQWLSQLGHRYPEYGWERNKGYGTRQHQQALQQLGVTPWHRQSFAPMRVIRFGPDQGT; this is encoded by the coding sequence GTGCCAATTACGCCAACGTTAGAACAGGAATCACGGCTCTGGCAGCAGGGACTCTCGTGGGTTGCTGGTGTTGATGAAGTTGGGCGGGGCTGTTGGGCCGGGCCGGTCGTGGCAGCGGCGGTAGTGCTTCCTCCAGGCCTGGCTGAATCGGCAAAAATTCCCCTCGTTCGGGATTCCAAAACCCTCAATGCTCGGCAACGAGAGGCTCTTGCGCCCCAAATTATGGCTCAATGTCAGCGTTGGGGCCTGGGACTCGGGACAGTGGCAGAAATTGATCAACTCAACATTCAACAGGCCACCGATTTAGCAATGGCGCGAGCTTTAGGGCAAGTCAAACCTTGGGATTATGCCCTAGTGGATGGGATACTGTCCGCCAAAACCAAGTTCGCTGGGGCTTGCCAGGCCATCATCCGTGGAGATGCCCAATGTTACAGTATTGCCTGCGCTGCCATTTTAGCCAAAGTCGCCCGCGATCAATGGTTATCCCAGTTGGGGCATCGCTATCCAGAATATGGTTGGGAAAGAAATAAAGGCTATGGCACTCGTCAACATCAGCAGGCCCTCCAGCAGTTAGGGGTGACCCCTTGGCATCGGCAAAGTTTTGCACCAATGCGAGTGATCAGATTCGGCCCAGATCAGGGAACCTGA